From one Mobula hypostoma chromosome 28, sMobHyp1.1, whole genome shotgun sequence genomic stretch:
- the LOC134338958 gene encoding C3a anaphylatoxin chemotactic receptor-like — MSLSEGVSNSTISGNLSPYNSTADGNRMKWGASSVMVMVILILTVLLSVPGNGAVIWVTGFKMKSKVQTVCFLNLAVTDLMYCLFLPFLMVQASQFLSDNIRNLPWVFIMPFMPLNAFASIYLLCLISIYRCLAITWPSVIWVVFIFGLPAVIMITCYAFVGWRLHGDRFVKSKKPVCLIMTAVTAFVICWLPITFYQPSPYGALNPLIYVFAGSDFRQVFRRSLFASLRLAFDEQELNGETQNRNLTSNRNI; from the exons ATGTCGCTGTCTGAAGGAGTGTCCAATTCGACGATCTCTGGGAATCTTTCCCCCTACAATTCCACGGCCGATGGAAACAGAATGAAGTGGGGAGCATCTTCCGTCATGGTAATGGTCATCCTGATCCTTACCGTCCTATTGAGCGTCCCGGGCAACGGTGCAGTCATCTGGGTGACGGGCTTCAAAATGAAGAGTAAGGTCCAAACTGTGTGCTTTCTGAACCTGGCTGTGACTGACCTGATGTATTGCCTGTTTCTCCCCTTCCTCATGGTCCAAGCCTCCCAGTTCCTCTCTGACAACATTCGTAATTTGCCTTGGGTATTTATTATGCCCTTTATGCCCCTAAACGCTTTCGCCAGCATATATCTGTTATGCCTGATAAGCATCTACCGCTGCCTGGCTATTACATGGCCATCTG TAATTTGGGTCGTCTTCATCTTCGGCCTCCCCGCTGTAATTATGATCACTTGTTACGCTTTCGTTGGCTGGAGGCTGCACGGGGACAGGTTCGTTAAGTCCAAGAAGCCCGTATGCTTGATCATGACCGCGGTCACCGCCTTTGTGATTTGCTGGCTCCCCATCACTTTCTATCAGCCTTCTCCATACGG CGCCCTCAACCCACTTATCTACGTCTTCGCCGGCAGCGACTTCCGTCAGGTCTTCAGGCGCTCCCTGTTTGCCTCCCTCCGGCTGGCCTTCGACGAGCAGGAGCTAAACGGTGAGACCCAGAACCGCAATCTCACCTCAAATAGGAATATCTGA